Proteins from a genomic interval of Massilia sp. KIM:
- a CDS encoding glutathione S-transferase N-terminal domain-containing protein: MKLIGSVTSPYVRKVRVVMAEKKLDYSFIQEDVWAPATTIQQTNPLGKVPCLVMEDGSTLYDSRVIAEYLDTLTPVCKLLPPNGRERASVKVWEALADGVLDAAVLVRLEKVLRPEQQQSQDWIDRQWGKVHAGLRTMSEDLGDDAFCMGIHYTLADVAVGCALGWISFRFPDIAWREDYPNLARLFDKLSERPSFRDTVPFLA; this comes from the coding sequence ATGAAACTCATCGGTTCCGTGACCAGTCCCTACGTCCGCAAAGTCCGTGTCGTGATGGCGGAGAAAAAGCTCGACTATAGCTTCATCCAGGAGGATGTCTGGGCCCCCGCGACCACCATCCAGCAGACCAACCCGCTGGGCAAGGTGCCCTGCCTGGTGATGGAAGACGGCAGCACGCTCTACGATTCGCGCGTGATCGCCGAATACCTCGACACCCTCACCCCGGTCTGCAAGCTGCTGCCGCCCAACGGCCGCGAGCGCGCCTCGGTCAAGGTGTGGGAGGCGCTGGCCGACGGCGTGCTCGACGCCGCCGTGCTGGTGCGGCTCGAGAAGGTCCTGCGCCCCGAGCAGCAGCAGAGCCAGGACTGGATCGATCGCCAGTGGGGCAAGGTGCACGCCGGCCTGCGCACCATGTCCGAGGACCTGGGCGACGACGCTTTCTGCATGGGCATCCACTACACCCTGGCCGACGTCGCGGTCGGCTGCGCGCTGGGCTGGATCTCCTTCCGCTTCCCCGACATCGCCTGGCGCGAGGACTATCCGAACCTGGCGCGCCTGTTCGACAAGCTGTCCGAGCGCCCCTCCTTCCGCGACACCGTTCCCTTCCTCGCCTGA